One Globicephala melas chromosome 6, mGloMel1.2, whole genome shotgun sequence genomic window carries:
- the TMEM210 gene encoding transmembrane protein 210, producing MAPCLQPDSCLVGRPLGLICLSLLLIPAAAGTYCECSLGLSRKALIALLVVLVGISASCFCALIIVAVGVIRAKGERCPGHMESRLVGHCGAQEDHMDLHAVHMGSHLMAPEMEVSMMPPLEDHGLTTITVDSTLEELPPQPLPPQ from the exons ATGGCCCCCTGTCTCCAGCCTGACTCCTGCCTGGTTGGCCGCCCCCTCGGCCTGATATGTTTGTCCCTTTTGCTCATCCCTGCTGCAG CTGGGACCTACTGTGAGTGTAGCCTTGGCCTCAGCCGCAAGGCCCTCATTGCCctgctggtggtgctggtgggtATCAGCGCCAGCTGCTTCTGCGCTCTCATCATCGTGGCGGTTGGTGTCATTCGAGCCAAGGG TGAAAGATGCCCCGGACACATGGAGAGCAG GTTGGTGGGGCACTGCGGGGCTCAGGAAGATCACATGGACCTGCACGCGGTGCACATGGGGTCCCACCTCATGGCCCCTGAAATGGAGGTCTCCATGATGCCGCCCCTGGAAGATCACGGCCTCACGACCATCACCGTGGACTCGACCCTAGAGGAGCTGCCCCCACAACCCCTGCCGCCTCAGTAG
- the LRRC26 gene encoding leucine-rich repeat-containing protein 26: MRMGASLGGYWICALESRLRGGGGDSGEERVALGPAPRVAAMSSVAVRLRGRRCGPVAQASAGCGAVDHAGEEGVAPCQCCCWRGAKRSSELQDRWLAVPGAGYVPSLRPRHGTSRGTDGLPGRLGSWPPTVAPMRSSSFLSRRPPPLFLLLLSPWPVWIQAPPAAAPAATPGAPDCPEACACAPEGQANCSGRALPAVPGGLSQRVRALLLDHNRVRALPPGAFVGAGALLHLDLRENGLRWVHARAFWGLGALKQLDLSANQLEALVRGTFAPLRALCVLSLAGNRLARLEPAALGTLPLLSTLSLQDNELPALAPALLAGLPALSTLRLRGNPWACGCALRPLCTWLRRHPLPAPEAETLICVSPGRLTLSPLTAFPDAAFNHCVRPLAARELAVVYALGPVSFLASLAACLALGSMLTACRARRRRAAARRPPRSLPDPGAGMASPAAVAAAEA; encoded by the exons ATGAGGATGGGAGCATCCCTGGGGGGCTACTGGATATGCGCACTAGAATCCCGGCTGAGAGGAGGCGGCGGAGACTCGGGGGAGGAGCGGGTAGCACTGGGTCCTGCTCCGCGTGTCGCAGCCATGAGTTCAGTGGCGGTGAGGCTGCGGGGGCGGCGGTGTGGTCCAGTTGCCCAGGCCTCAGCCGGGTGCGGGGCGGTGGACCACGCAGGTGAGGAGGGGGTGGCGCCTTGTCAGTGCTGCTGCTGGCGCGGAGCCAAGAGGAGCTCAGAGCTTCAGGACAGGTGGCTGGCAGTGCCGGGCGCTGGCTATGTGCCCAGCCTCCGCCCTAGGCACGGGACCAGCCGTGGGACGGACGGGCTCCCGGGACGCCTGGGCAGCTGGCCTCCTACCGTTGCCCCCATGCGGAGCTCCTCCTTTCTCTCGCGACGGCCGCCGCCGCTGTTCCTACTGCTGCTGTCGCCGTGGCCAGTCTGGATCCAGGCGCCCCCCGCAGCCGCCCCCGCGGCAACCCCGGGCGCCCCGGACTGCCCCGAGGCGTGCGCGTGCGCGCCAGAGGGCCAGGCCAACTGCTCCGGGCGCGCGCTGCCCGCCGTGCCAGGGGGCCTGAGCCAGCGCGTGCGCGCGCTGCTGCTGGACCACAACCGCGTGCGTGCGCTGCCGCCCGGCGCCTTCGTGGGCGCTGGCGCGCTGCTACACCTGGATCTGCGCGAGAACGGACTGCGCTGGGTGCACGCGCGAGCCTTCTGGGGCTTGGGCGCGCTGAAGCAGCTCGACCTCAGCGCCAACCAGCTGGAGGCGCTGGTGCGCGGCACCTTCGCTCCGCTGCGCGCGCTTTGCGTCCTCTCTCTGGCCGGGAACCGGCTGGCGCGTCTAGAGCCCGCGGCGCTGGGCACGCTCCCGCTGCTGAGCACGCTCAGCCTGCAGGACAACGAACTGCCTGCCCTCGCGCCCGCGCTCCTGGCGGGCCTGCCCGCTCTCAGCACGCTGCGACTGCGCGGCAACCCCTGGGCCTGCGGCTGCGCGCTGCGCCCACTCTGCACCTGGCTGCGCAGGCACCCGCTGCCCGCGCCAG AGGCCGAGACGCTGATCTGCGTGTCGCCGGGACGCCTGACGCTCAGCCCCTTGACCGCCTTCCCCGACGCCGCCTTCAACCACTGCGTGCGGCCCCTTGCCGCGCGGGAACTGGCCGTGGTCTACGCGCTCGGGCCCGTCTCCTTCCTCGCTAGCCTGGCCGCCTGCCTGGCGCTGGGCTCCATGCTTACCGCCTGCCGcgcgcgccgccgccgcgccgccgcccgccgcccgccgagGAGTCTGCCGGATCCCGGTGCCGGCATGGCCTCGCCTGCGGCAGTCGCCGCCGCCGAAGCCTGA